From a single Aspergillus puulaauensis MK2 DNA, chromosome 2, nearly complete sequence genomic region:
- a CDS encoding uncharacterized protein (COG:S;~EggNog:ENOG410PHI7) — protein sequence MSLKDVYHRFLAAPNPASLASDVSLIYITSTTEFRGVDKVTQHLTKQQEIKINSQTVIDAVQGSNALSLDVDTSLQFLTGGGAYLPNLDETFLFDRVVKFPTIHIVRFNAQNQIQSVRIHWDQASLLKQVEVIGNRARNWPVRDADKQTRLIKVASSSAPSDNGPPPPVAQAEPSFAAKEAQDDAPAAPPSPGKKRIKDPYAADSLFELLSPSKDREQNVQPPRAPASAKPPPRDYNELFVGDEGSDDAPDATPSRPRAVPPKIGAGKNFRPSRIFEPEEVENLKEESPVAPKVGAGKNFGPSRIFDDDEKPEQIAYRAHPKRFEHFELGADNSSREVKAPASRPGSRHVNNWDFEDFSTPQKPQRKPRGEEVRHFGWSDDEPEQDSPPAKPRVVQPRRDAETHFQITDGDEEQGNKRIIKSYQNKGLGLYKNNLYGEAGEVEAEEDTKRQASKERPLSVVHNGPNRKKDFEPHWEVTDEPQETEGDVSHENKKPSEDRVKAVKMMEPSWNPYGRASEPSKAATPPQRRILHNVNQKSWGFDEEE from the exons GCGTCCCTTGCCTCCGATGTGTCCCTGATCTATATCACCTCTACCACCGAGTTCAGGGGGGTAGACAAAGTGACCCAACACCTCACCAAACAGCAGGAAATCAAGATCAACTCTCAAACTGTCATTGATGCTGTACAGGGCTCTAACGCGCTCTCTCTGGATGTCGACACTTCTCTTCAATTCCTTACTGGAGGTGGAGCCTATCTTCCTAACCTGGATGAGACGTTCTTGTTCGATCGCGTCGTGAAGTTCCCCACG ATCCATATCGTCCGCTTCAATGCCCAGAATCAAATCCAAAGCGTCAGAATCCATTGGGATCAGGCCTCCCTCTTAAAACAGGTCGAAGTCATTGGAAACCGCGCTCGTAACTGGCCTGTTCGCGACGCGGACAAGCAGACTCGCCTGATCAAGGTCGCATCCTCATCGGCTCCCTCAGACAATGGACCTCCTCCCCCAGTAGCTCAGGCTGAGCCTTCATTTGCCGCAAAAGAGGCTCAGGATGATGCTCCCGCAGCGCCCCCTTCGCCCGGAAAGAAACGCATCAAGGATCCTTATGCGGCCGACTCACTCTTCGAGCTACTTTCACCTAGCAAAGACCGCGAACAAAACGTACAGCCTCCTCGCGCCCCTGCCTCCGCCAAGCCCCCACCTCGTGATTATAATGAACTCTTTGTGGGTGACGAAGGGAGCGATGATGCGCCCGATGCGACACCCTCGCGACCCCGTGCCGTCCCTCCCAAGATTGGCGCAGGCAAGAACTTCCGCCCATCGCGTATCTTCGAGCCCGAAGAAGTCGAGAACTTGAAGGAGGAATCCCCGGTCGCCCCTAAAGTTGGCGCCGGGAAGAACTTCGGTCCATCCCGTATcttcgatgacgatgagAAGCCGGAGCAGATTGCCTACCGCGCGCACCCGAAGCGCTTCGAACACTTCGAGCTGGGTGCTGACAATAGCAGCCGTGAAGTCAAGGCACCTGCCTCGCGCCCAGGCTCCCGCCACGTCAACAACTGGGATTTTGAAGACTTCTCAACCCCCCAGAAGCCGCAACGCAAACCCCGAGGTGAAGAAGTCCGTCACTTTGGTTGGAGCGACGATGAGCCTGAGCAGGATTCACCGCCGGCCAAGCCCCGCGTTGTGCAGCCCCGGCGTGACGCCGAGACTCATTTCCAGATCACAGACGGTGACGAAGAGCAGGGCAACAAGCGCATTATCAAATCATATCAAAACAAGGGATTGGGGCtctataagaataatttGTACGGGGAAGCAGGTgaggtcgaggccgaggaggacaCTAAGAGGCAAGCCAGCAAAGAACGCCCTCTTTCTGTCGTGCACAATGGGCCCAACCGCAAGAAGGACTTCGAACCCCACTGGGAGGTAACAGACGAACCTCAGGAAACCGAAGGCGATGTCAGCCACGAGAACAAGAAGCCCTCGGAGGATCGAGTCAAGGCcgtgaagatgatggagcCATCCTGGAATCCCTACGGTAGAGCCTCAGAGCCAAGCAAGGCCGCCACACCACCACAGCGTCGGATTTTACACAACGTGAACCAAAAAAGCTGGGGctttgatgaggaagagtAA